A genomic region of Salvelinus namaycush isolate Seneca chromosome 7, SaNama_1.0, whole genome shotgun sequence contains the following coding sequences:
- the LOC120051490 gene encoding CD276 antigen-like isoform X3: MLRVVGHLLCLIICCLGADGLTETLVELGQNTIINCSINIESAYWYIQHQPQPPLAILRSFTSSSPAAFYYNNNYRQKYSLETGNSLFIQNVTVDDCGVFYCAKKEEGRLIFSNGTRLMTADVYADYPNQTNQTSSYPNQTSSYPNQTSSYPNQTSNCRSSWENCLLSIYSVLNVILMVMILVLILTLPCQNRNSPSKLTPRRRIDQRCWLPVCVILLIGPQVSSQVNVEGFKGDNVILPCTYIEKALKNVNIFWETADDVNVYSIIDGKADLAKQNSLFINRTSMFSDEWTKGNFSLLLTDLNDSDSGSYLCFIPTEDVLCQVELSVQEKPTPEPTNSSSVSLRGQNLSPFLFLLLSQMLYLL; the protein is encoded by the exons ATGCTGAGAGTTGTGGGACATCTGTTGT GTCTCATTATATGCTGTCTAGGAGCTGATGGCTTGACTGAGACACTGGTGGAACTTGGACAGAATACAATCATAAACTGTTCTATTAACATAGAAAGTGCATACTGGTACATACAGCACCAACCACAGCCTCCACTGGCCATACTCCGCTCGTTCACTAGTAGTAGTCCTGCTGCTTTTTATTACAATAATAATTATAGACAGAAATATTCATTAGAAACAGGAAATAGTTTGTTCATACAGAATGTAACAGTAGATGATTGTGGCGTGTTCTACTGTGCAAAGAAAGAAGAGGGTAGATTGATATTCAGTAATGGCACCAGACTCATGACCGCTG ATGTTTATGCTGACTATCCCAATCAGACAAACCAGACATCCAGCTATCCAAACCAGACATCCAGCTATCCAAACCAGACATCCAGCTATCCAAACCAGAC CTCCAACTGCAGGTCATCATGGGAGAACTGTCTTCTGTCCATTTACAGTGTTCTGAATGTTATTCTGATGGTTATGATCCTGG TGCTAATCTTGACCTTGCCATGTCAGAACAGGAACTCTCCTTCAAAACTAACACCAAGACGCCGAATAGACCAGAG GTGCTGGTTACCGGTTTGTGTGATCCTGTTGATTGGACCCCAAG TCTCTTCGCAGGTCAACGTTGAAGGCTTCAAGGGAGATAATGTTATCTTGCCTTGCACATACATTGAGAAGGCGCttaaaaatgtaaacattttttGGGAAACCGCAGATGATGTGAATGTCTACAGTATTATTGATGGAAAAGCAGATTTGGCCAAGCAAAACTCTCTGTTCATCAACAGAACCAGTATGTTCTCTGATGAGTGGACAAAAGGCAACTTTTCTCTCCTACTGACTGACCTCAATGACTCTGATAGTGGGAGTTATTTATGTTTCATACCAACAGAGGACGTTCTTTGTCAAGTGGAACTTTCTGTTCAAG AGAAACCAACTCCTGAGCCTACAAATAGCAGCAGCGTGAGCCTCAGAGGACAGAACCTCAGCCCCTTCCTGTTTCTCCTCCTCAGTCAAATGCTCTACCTTCTTTGA
- the LOC120051490 gene encoding CD276 antigen-like isoform X2 produces the protein MLRVVGHLLCLIICCLGADGLTETLVELGQNTIINCSINIESAYWYIQHQPQPPLAILRSFTSSSPAAFYYNNNYRQKYSLETGNSLFIQNVTVDDCGVFYCAKKEEGRLIFSNGTRLMTADVYADYPNQTNQTSSYPNQTSSYPNQTSSYPNQTSSYPNQTSNCRSSWENCLLSIYSVLNVILMVMILVLILTLPCQNRNSPSKLTPRRRIDQRCWLPVCVILLIGPQVSSQVNVEGFKGDNVILPCTYIEKALKNVNIFWETADDVNVYSIIDGKADLAKQNSLFINRTSMFSDEWTKGNFSLLLTDLNDSDSGSYLCFIPTEDVLCQVELSVQEKPTPEPTNSSSVSLRGQNLSPFLFLLLSQMLYLL, from the exons ATGCTGAGAGTTGTGGGACATCTGTTGT GTCTCATTATATGCTGTCTAGGAGCTGATGGCTTGACTGAGACACTGGTGGAACTTGGACAGAATACAATCATAAACTGTTCTATTAACATAGAAAGTGCATACTGGTACATACAGCACCAACCACAGCCTCCACTGGCCATACTCCGCTCGTTCACTAGTAGTAGTCCTGCTGCTTTTTATTACAATAATAATTATAGACAGAAATATTCATTAGAAACAGGAAATAGTTTGTTCATACAGAATGTAACAGTAGATGATTGTGGCGTGTTCTACTGTGCAAAGAAAGAAGAGGGTAGATTGATATTCAGTAATGGCACCAGACTCATGACCGCTG ATGTTTATGCTGACTATCCCAATCAGACAAACCAGACATCCAGCTATCCAAACCAGACATCCAGCTATCCAAACCAGACATCCAGCTATCCAAACCAGACATCCAGCTATCCAAACCAGAC CTCCAACTGCAGGTCATCATGGGAGAACTGTCTTCTGTCCATTTACAGTGTTCTGAATGTTATTCTGATGGTTATGATCCTGG TGCTAATCTTGACCTTGCCATGTCAGAACAGGAACTCTCCTTCAAAACTAACACCAAGACGCCGAATAGACCAGAG GTGCTGGTTACCGGTTTGTGTGATCCTGTTGATTGGACCCCAAG TCTCTTCGCAGGTCAACGTTGAAGGCTTCAAGGGAGATAATGTTATCTTGCCTTGCACATACATTGAGAAGGCGCttaaaaatgtaaacattttttGGGAAACCGCAGATGATGTGAATGTCTACAGTATTATTGATGGAAAAGCAGATTTGGCCAAGCAAAACTCTCTGTTCATCAACAGAACCAGTATGTTCTCTGATGAGTGGACAAAAGGCAACTTTTCTCTCCTACTGACTGACCTCAATGACTCTGATAGTGGGAGTTATTTATGTTTCATACCAACAGAGGACGTTCTTTGTCAAGTGGAACTTTCTGTTCAAG AGAAACCAACTCCTGAGCCTACAAATAGCAGCAGCGTGAGCCTCAGAGGACAGAACCTCAGCCCCTTCCTGTTTCTCCTCCTCAGTCAAATGCTCTACCTTCTTTGA
- the LOC120051490 gene encoding CD276 antigen-like isoform X1: MLRVVGHLLCLIICCLGADGLTETLVELGQNTIINCSINIESAYWYIQHQPQPPLAILRSFTSSSPAAFYYNNNYRQKYSLETGNSLFIQNVTVDDCGVFYCAKKEEGRLIFSNGTRLMTADVYADYPNQTNQTSSYPNQTSSYPNQTSSYPNQTSSYPNQTSSYPNQTSSYPNQTSNCRSSWENCLLSIYSVLNVILMVMILVLILTLPCQNRNSPSKLTPRRRIDQRCWLPVCVILLIGPQVSSQVNVEGFKGDNVILPCTYIEKALKNVNIFWETADDVNVYSIIDGKADLAKQNSLFINRTSMFSDEWTKGNFSLLLTDLNDSDSGSYLCFIPTEDVLCQVELSVQEKPTPEPTNSSSVSLRGQNLSPFLFLLLSQMLYLL; encoded by the exons ATGCTGAGAGTTGTGGGACATCTGTTGT GTCTCATTATATGCTGTCTAGGAGCTGATGGCTTGACTGAGACACTGGTGGAACTTGGACAGAATACAATCATAAACTGTTCTATTAACATAGAAAGTGCATACTGGTACATACAGCACCAACCACAGCCTCCACTGGCCATACTCCGCTCGTTCACTAGTAGTAGTCCTGCTGCTTTTTATTACAATAATAATTATAGACAGAAATATTCATTAGAAACAGGAAATAGTTTGTTCATACAGAATGTAACAGTAGATGATTGTGGCGTGTTCTACTGTGCAAAGAAAGAAGAGGGTAGATTGATATTCAGTAATGGCACCAGACTCATGACCGCTG ATGTTTATGCTGACTATCCCAATCAGACAAACCAGACATCCAGCTATCCAAACCAGACATCCAGCTATCCAAACCAGACATCCAGCTATCCAAACCAGACATCCAGCTATCCAAACCAGACATCCAGCTATCCAAACCAGACATCCAGCTATCCAAACCAGACCTCCAACTGCAGGTCATCATGGGAGAACTGTCTTCTGTCCATTTACAGTGTTCTGAATGTTATTCTGATGGTTATGATCCTGG TGCTAATCTTGACCTTGCCATGTCAGAACAGGAACTCTCCTTCAAAACTAACACCAAGACGCCGAATAGACCAGAG GTGCTGGTTACCGGTTTGTGTGATCCTGTTGATTGGACCCCAAG TCTCTTCGCAGGTCAACGTTGAAGGCTTCAAGGGAGATAATGTTATCTTGCCTTGCACATACATTGAGAAGGCGCttaaaaatgtaaacattttttGGGAAACCGCAGATGATGTGAATGTCTACAGTATTATTGATGGAAAAGCAGATTTGGCCAAGCAAAACTCTCTGTTCATCAACAGAACCAGTATGTTCTCTGATGAGTGGACAAAAGGCAACTTTTCTCTCCTACTGACTGACCTCAATGACTCTGATAGTGGGAGTTATTTATGTTTCATACCAACAGAGGACGTTCTTTGTCAAGTGGAACTTTCTGTTCAAG AGAAACCAACTCCTGAGCCTACAAATAGCAGCAGCGTGAGCCTCAGAGGACAGAACCTCAGCCCCTTCCTGTTTCTCCTCCTCAGTCAAATGCTCTACCTTCTTTGA
- the LOC120051490 gene encoding uncharacterized protein LOC120051490 isoform X4 codes for MLRVVGHLLCLIICCLGADGLTETLVELGQNTIINCSINIESAYWYIQHQPQPPLAILRSFTSSSPAAFYYNNNYRQKYSLETGNSLFIQNVTVDDCGVFYCAKKEEGRLIFSNGTRLMTADVYADYPNQTNQTSSYPNQTSSYPNQTSSYPNQTSSYPNQTSSYPNQTSSYPNQTSNCRSSWENCLLSIYSVLNVILMVMILVLILTLPCQNRNSPSKLTPRRRIDQRCWLPVCVILLIGPQVSSQVNVEGFKGDNVILPCTYIEKALKNRNQLLSLQIAAA; via the exons ATGCTGAGAGTTGTGGGACATCTGTTGT GTCTCATTATATGCTGTCTAGGAGCTGATGGCTTGACTGAGACACTGGTGGAACTTGGACAGAATACAATCATAAACTGTTCTATTAACATAGAAAGTGCATACTGGTACATACAGCACCAACCACAGCCTCCACTGGCCATACTCCGCTCGTTCACTAGTAGTAGTCCTGCTGCTTTTTATTACAATAATAATTATAGACAGAAATATTCATTAGAAACAGGAAATAGTTTGTTCATACAGAATGTAACAGTAGATGATTGTGGCGTGTTCTACTGTGCAAAGAAAGAAGAGGGTAGATTGATATTCAGTAATGGCACCAGACTCATGACCGCTG ATGTTTATGCTGACTATCCCAATCAGACAAACCAGACATCCAGCTATCCAAACCAGACATCCAGCTATCCAAACCAGACATCCAGCTATCCAAACCAGACATCCAGCTATCCAAACCAGACATCCAGCTATCCAAACCAGACATCCAGCTATCCAAACCAGACCTCCAACTGCAGGTCATCATGGGAGAACTGTCTTCTGTCCATTTACAGTGTTCTGAATGTTATTCTGATGGTTATGATCCTGG TGCTAATCTTGACCTTGCCATGTCAGAACAGGAACTCTCCTTCAAAACTAACACCAAGACGCCGAATAGACCAGAG GTGCTGGTTACCGGTTTGTGTGATCCTGTTGATTGGACCCCAAG TCTCTTCGCAGGTCAACGTTGAAGGCTTCAAGGGAGATAATGTTATCTTGCCTTGCACATACATTGAGAAGGCGCttaaaaat AGAAACCAACTCCTGAGCCTACAAATAGCAGCAGCGTGA
- the LOC120051493 gene encoding CD276 antigen homolog, with protein sequence MDKRCWLPVCVILLMELQVSSQERVKGFTRGKVILPCRYNAMPTEKVTMFWRYKDDRNVYNIVSGKADLTDQDRQFRDRIRIFPEEWANGNFSLLLTDLKDSDSGSYSCFIPTEDILRQVELSVQEKPTPEPEVGPKSSSMSIRVENLSPFLFLLLSPALHFL encoded by the exons ATGGATAAAAG GTGCTGGTTGCCGGTTTGTGTGATCTTGTTGATGGAACTCCAAG TCTCTTCGCAGGAGAGAGTTAAAGGTTTTACAAGAGGGAAGGTTATTTTACCATGTAGGTACAATGCAATGCCTACTGAAAAGGTCACCATGTTTTGGCGATATAAGGATGACCGTAATGTCTACAATATTGTCAGTGGAAAAGCAGACTTGACAGACCAAGACCGTCAGTTCAGAGACAGAATCAGGATTTTCCCTGAGGAATGGGCAAACGGCAACTTCTCTCTCCTACTGACTGATCTCAAGGACTCTGATAGTGGGAGTTATTCATGTTTCATACCAACAGAGGACATTCTTCGTCAAGTGGAACTTTCTGTTCAAG AGAAACCAACTCCTGAGCCTGAAGTTGGTCCAAAGAGCAGCAGCATGAGCATCAGAGTAGAGAACCTCAGCCCCTTCCTGTTTCTCCTCCTCAGTCCAGCTCTCCATTTCCTTTGA